ATAATATCTTCCTACTGATATTCCTGTATATCCAGCCTCCCATTGTATTACATCAACACTACCGGTTATAATATCATTACCATTTTGAGCCTCAAAAACTACAGTATTAGGATTGTTGATAGAATTTGTACTATAACACTGGATGGAGTCATTGCCTAATCCCCCACGTACAGTTCCTCCGCACACAACGATTTCATCATTGCCAGCACCTGCAAAAACCACATCGGCATATATAATCAAATCGTTACCAGCACCACTAACTACTGTATCTTTAGTAGTATGATATGAGCTGTTACGAACAGTCCAATTTCTATCATTAGTTGTGATATATTGAGATACTTTATACTTGGGCTGCTGTTTATTATATGAGGATAAGTCGTCGTTACTTAGTCTATAATAATCATAATTCTTATAGCGTGTCATTTCTCCAGTTCTATAATAACTATTATGAGAACTAGATGAGGGAAATGCTTCAGTTATAGACGAAGAAGAAACTGTCAATGAACTATCTTTATAATCTCCATTTGGATATTCAGAATAGAAGTTTACAGTGCTCCCGGTATCATAATTCTGTAAAAGCGAATCGCTTAATGAAACTTTTACGTATGAATCACTCATGATAAGCCCCTCCTTGATGTTACACTGCGCTTTCTAAGCACAGCTCCCTAATTCATAAAACCTCAAAGTCCTATCAACCACACTGCTTGTCAATTCACCTCGCATTGCTATATTTTTTTGAATTAGATATTTTTTCTGACTTTTATGGTTACAAAAAACAACTACAACTTCAATAACATACCTTTGGCTGGACACATCAAACAAAATCCTGCTTCCTACTGAAATCCAGCAGTAATCGCTCATCAATCTTCAAAATCTCTGCTACCTTGAAGAATTTGTCCATAGAAAGATGCTTCAATCCACGCTCAACCTGAGATAAGAAATTGCTGCTAACCTCTATCTGCTCCGCCAGTTCAGCCTGCGTCATGTTACGAGACCTACGATAGTAGCCTATATTCAGCCCTACCATAGCTTTCTTCTCGTCAACAGTTGGCTCCATCTTTCCATCCCTCCAATGTATAGATATTTACATTATAGAACATTTCAAAATATCTTGTTGTGACTTTCAGTTATAAAACTATCACTCACAGTATCAATTTTTCATTTCCAGAAAATTTTTCCCCACCTCCACAGTTGTATTTGCTTATAGTACCACAATCCCTCCAATTTTTGGTGTCCTGCCAGGACACACCTAAAATGCAGACACAGTATACACAATCGCAAAAAAGCCGCTCCGAAGAGCGGCTGCGCACGCCTGACAAGGTTAACCAGACCTGTATTCCATGCACTTGTGGGCTAGCCGTAATCCTCAAAGCCTGTCCAACCACTTGCAGATGTAGTAGCCGACTACGCTCGCCATGACAGACCAGAAAAAGATTTCCGCAGTAATGCCTGATGCTTTTCCTTCTTTCATGTGTAGAAGAAAACCTCACCTCTCCAAATAAAACTGGAAATTCCAGTACATAGACGTTCCCCCGGCATCCTCCAGCCGCACTCCCATATTGCAGAACCTGCCGCGAATGTTTCTACCTCCCAGAGGAATGGCGATATCACGGGCTACGCCGGAAGGGATAGTAGGGAGCGTCTGGCTGGCGACCTCTCTATCGTAAGTTATTTCCAATCTTGGGGAAACAAAATCTGCAGCGGATTCGTTCTCTATGTGCAGGTTGAGCGTCCATTCATCAGGGAAAGTTCTGCTCTCCTCATTGCCTGCCCAATTTTGCCAGATGGATGCTGGTATGCCAAGTCCTTCTTCAAAAGGACTGCCGTTCAGGTAGAAGGTGCATTGTGATCTCTGCAGGAAGGGGTAGGTGAAAGATGGCGGGTCTTTTTCCTTTGGATGTTCGGCAGGACTATCATTTGCCACCGGATTCTCTGGTTCCTTTGCCAACGGCTCTGGCTCCGGCAGATAAGGCCTGTCTGCTGTGACAGGCTGCGCTGCTTCATCTTCTTTCTGCCCGTCTTCCATCACAACGACCTCCTGCACAGGCAGCATTTTCTCAGCAGACTGCTGCTGCCACCAAAATATCGGCAGCAGAATTGCCAATACCAGAGCTGCCGCTGCTGTCTTTCGCTGCAGTGCCCTGCCCCTCTGCCTGCGGCTCAGATCTGCCATTATTTCCTCTACGCAGCCATAACGGTCAGCAGGATCAAGGGCCGTGCATCTGGCGATTATTCCTTTTAGCACTCCCCGGTAATCCTTGCCCAGCATCCTCTGCAGGGTCACCCCCAGAGAATAGATGTCGCTTCTGGCATCTGTCTGCCCGAAGCCATACTGCTCCGGCGGCGCATAGCCTTTGGTGCCCAGAGATTCTGTATCTCTGGCGCCGCCTTCCTTCGTCTGGCGGGCAATGCCGAAGTCGATGAGCTTTACCTGCCCGGTTTTCGTCAGCATGATATTGGCAGGCTTGATATCCCTGTGAATGATCTCTGCATCATGCAAATGGCCCAAGCAGGTACACAGCTCTTTCAGTATATACAGGGCCAGCTTTTCCTCCAGGCAGCGTTCCTGCTCCAGTTTCTCAGCCAGCGTGCTTCCCTCAATATATTCCTCTATGACCCAAAGCTTCCCATCCAGTTCCACCAAACGGTAGATTTCCGGCAGGTGGGGATTTTTCATGTCCTTCAGCTTTTCGTAGACAGCTTTGGCAGCCAGCCCTCTTTGCTTCAGCAGGCAGACACGCTTGCCAAGCTTATCATATATAAGCCAGTTGGCACTGCCCCCACTGGTTTCCAACTTGTCCACTGGTTCGTAAAGGCTGCCTAAAGCCAGCTCCCATCTTTCCATGATAACCTTGCCTTTCCCCGCACAATACACTATGATGATTCTAGCAGAAAGGAAAGGTGTGGGCAATTATGTACGAAAAAGAAACAGAAGAACTCTTTTCCCAGCTGAAGGAGGACGCAGACATCAGCCGCTTCCTGTCAGAAAACGAAGGAGAAATGGCCCAACCGCTCCATGTTTATCTGGAAGACCTGCTTACCCAAAAACAACTCAACAAGAGTGAAGTGGTGCAGGCTTCCCTTCTGGAAAGAACCTATGCCTACCATATTTTCTCTGGCGACAAGAAAAATCCCTCCCGCCCCAAGCTGCTGGCTCTAGCTATGGCCATGCACCTCAGCCTGGCAGAAACGCAATATCTCCTGCGCTATGCAGGGCTTGGCCTCCTCTATCCGCGTCATCCCTGGGATTCAATCATCATCTCCGCTTTGGAACGCGGTCTTTCCGTGAAGGATGCCAACAACCTGCTTTACAGCCTGGGAGAAAAGGACATGCTGGGATAATCTCATTTGCCAAACGTGATATACTGTTGAAATAGCTATTACTTTCTTTGAAGGAGCATAACATGAAAAGATATTCCCTCTACCTCTTTGACTTCGACCTGACCCTGGTGGATACCAGAGACGTCATCGTCAAATGCTTCCACAAGACCATGGAAAGCATGGGATTTCCCAGGAACAATAACAAGGCACTGGCCAGGCTCATTGGCCTGCCTATGAAAGAAGCCGTGGGCATCGCTCTTAACACTCAGGACGAAGAGCTGATTGACCGCTTCTGCCAGATTTATACCGGCATTGCCGACAAATACATGACTGCCGGCACCCACTTTTATCCTGAGTCCCTGCCCGCCCTCAGTAAACTGAAAGCGCAGGGGGCAAAAGTCGGCATTGTGTCCAGCAAGACTGCCAGCCGCATTGAAGAAAGGCTCAAACTCTCCCAATGCGAAGACCTGATTGACCATGTGATAGGCTGTCATGAGGTGGCTGCCCACAAGCCAGACCCAGAGGGGCTGCTGAAGGCTCTGGCATATTTCGGCGTGCCCAAGGAAGACACCCTCTACACGGGGGACCATCTGGTGGATGCCAAGGCCGCCCAGGCGGCAGGGGTGGATTTTGCGGCGGTGCTGACGGGAAATACCAACAGTTATGCGTTCCAGGGACTGCCCCACAGGGTTATTGTGCCCCATGTGGGATATATTCCCCATATTCTCAGAAAATAAGTTAAGCAATCCTCCTTTTCTTACGATATATCAACTAGAGATATCTTCGGAAAGGAGGATTTTCATGAATATCAACTGGCCCAATCTCAAAGCTGCGGCCTCGGCTTCAGGCAACGTGCTGAATATGCCGGGCAGCAAAGAAGAAATGAAGGACTTCAAGGCCCTTTTCGCCAGCCAGCTCACACAGATGTGGCAGGATTACCGGGAAACGGGACTGACTGCCAGCGAACAGGCCCTGAAGGCTGCCGGAGGCGAGGAAGCCCTTCAGGCCAAGAAGGATCTGGAGGAAAGCGGCTCCTCCCTCTTCACCAAGGATGAGAACACCGCCGAAGAGAACAAGGCAGCCAAAAAGATGAGCACCGACACGGAAATCATCAGGAAGTATATGCCGGACGGCTCCTTCCTGGTCCTTACCTACCAGGACGGGAAAATCATCGACCAACACCGCACCAAGCCCATCATGGTGGAAAAGCCAGACCTTTCACGGCCCACCATCATCAAGAATAATGGTCAGGAAGAGTACCAGACTAAGATGGTACCACAGAAGCCACTGTTTGGCGATATAGCGTAAAAGCAGGCATAGGAAGTCATGACAGCTTCCTATGCCTGCTTTATGTTTGTTATCCTTTAAAATCCTGCTGCTTTGTTCTCCACCAGCCTCAAAAGTTCCGAATCCTCGGGGATTTCCGTGAGCTTGATAATGGCCTTGTGAAGGCCTTCGCTCTGAATGGTTTCCTGCACCTCGCAGGCTTCTTTATCTTCCTGATAGTCAAAGTGCAAGGCGGCACCGATGACATCAGCCAGAGCGCTGGGTTTGCGCCCTTCAGACATAAGCTGCAGGGCGGGGCTTACCAGACGGTCTTTCCTGCCCAGCTTGCGCTTGGGGCCTCTTGCCACTCTTGTGACGGCGTCGGAGAGATGAGGGTTGTGGAAACGGCGCTCCGTGGTTGCCACGTACTCAGCATGCTTCTTGGGGTCGAAGCCGAACTTCTGCACCAAGAGGCTCCCTGTCTCTGCCCAGACCTTCCTGGCCTGCTCCACGATTTCCTCATCCTGCATGGCGCTGTAGATGTCCGTGATGCCCTTGCGGTAGGCCAGATAGGCAATAGAGGCATGACCGGTGTTGACAGTAAAGAGTTTGCGCTCGATATAGGCCTCAAGGTTGTCCACCCAGGTCAGTCCCTCAATCCGGGGCAACTCTCCCTTGGCCCCCTTGGCGTTCACATCCCACTCCGCATAGGGCTCCACCTTCACCAGCAGGGGCTCCTCATTTTTCTGCAAAGGCACGATGCGGTCCACGGCAGCATCCGGGAAGCCAATGAAATCCTCCACCTCTGCCTTCAGATCCTCAGGCAGATGCTCATAGACAAAGCCCTTCAGCACCGTGGAGCCCCCCACCATGTTCTCGCAGGCGATGATGTTCAGAGGCTGCTTGTTAGTTTTAAGCCTTTCAGCAAGGCCCTTGGCAATGTTGGGCGCAATGAACTTGAGGATATTGGGGCCAATGGCGGTGGTGACGATATCCGCTTCGGCAATAGCCTGGAAAAGCTCCTCCGGGTGCTCATTGCTGTTGATGGCCCGGACATGCTCCACATGGATTTTCTTGGGCTCCTCCCCTACCACTTCAATATTATAAGATTTTTTCTCGTTGATAAGGTCTACCAGTTCCTTGTTCACATCTACAAAGGCCACTTCATAGCCGGAGCGCACCAAAAGCTCACCGATAAAACCGCGGCCAATATTTCCTGCCCCAAAATGCACTGCTTTCTTCATTGTCAAAACCTCCGTATATATCTGGCCAAACCAGCCATCATCAGATAAACGTTAAAGCCCAAAAACATTACCGAACCCAAGACCAATGACCCAAACCACAAAACTCGTCCTGTGATGATATGTCCCAAGTTCAAATCCTCCATAATTTCGCAAGAAAAAGTCCCTCCCCGCCAAAAGACTGCCATAGAGCAGTTTTTGACGAAAAGGGACATTCATCAATCAAATATCAAGTTATCAGGTAGTAACGAACATGCTGTAGAGCTTCTCCGGATCATCAGTAGTGTAGAGCTCTTCCAGTTCTTCATCGCTGCACTCGTCCATGGTGGAGGCGATGCCTGCCAGGATGGAGAGATGGTCATTGTCCTTGCCGGCGATGCCCACGATGATGTGAGCTGTATCCTTGCCGAACTTCACGCCCTCAGGATACTGCTGCACCACGATGCCGGAGCGGTGGATGGATTCCTTCACAGCGTTCTCGCCGTGGGGGATGGCGATGCCCTTGCCTACATAGGTGCTGATGTCCTCCTCACGGCGGAGCATGCCCTCTACATAGTCATGGTCCACACAGCCTGCAGCTACCAGAGCTTCGCCTGCGGAGCGGATAGCCTCTTCCTTGCTGACGCTCTTGAGGCCCAGCTTCACATCTTTCAGTTCCAACAGGCTGGCCTCAGCCGTCTGCACAGCGCCCCCCTGCAGGCGGGCCATAATCTGTTCGAAGACATCGTTCTGGGTGAAGTTGCTCACCAGGATATGCTCGGCCTGAGGTGCGTCCTCACGGGCACGCTCAGCCAATTTCTCATGAGTAACCACAATCTGGGCATCCTTGGGGATATTCCCGATGGCGAAGTTGGCCACGGTGATGCCCTCTACGCCAGCCTTCTTCAGCTTCTTGCGCAGGGAAGCGGCCCCCAAGGCGCTGGAGCCCATGCCTGCATCGCAGGCGTAGACGATGGTGCGAAGCTCGCTGCCCACAATCTGTGGCTGGGGAACAACCTTGCCACGATTCTTCATGCTCTTCATCTCAGCCTGAGCCTTTTCCAGCTCCTCGGCCCCTTCCTCAGCAGAAGCCTTCACGAAGACGGAAGCCACAGCGCAGGAAACGCAGGTGGAAACGATAACATCAGCTATATTGGCCAGGAAAGCGCCTTTCGGAGTCATGGCCAGAACTGCCAGAATGGAACCGGGAGAGGAGGGAGCAATGAGGCCGCCTCCCAGGAGATTCAGAGTGAAGACACCTGCCATGCCGCCGGCGATGACAGCCAGCAGCAGCACGGGCTTCATGAGCACATAGGGGAAGTAAATCTCATGGATGCCTCCCAGGAAGTGGATGATGATGGCGCCGGGAGTGGATTCCTTGGCTGCGCCCTTGCCGAAGAACCAGTAAGCCAGGAGAATGCCCAGACCGGGGCCGGGATTTGCTTCCAGCAGGAAGAACATGGACTTGCCGAATTCCTCAGCCTGCTGGATGCCCAAGGGGCTCAGCACCCCGTGGTTGATGGCGTTGTTCAGGAAGAGGATCTTGGCAGGCTCGATGATGATGGAGGCCAAGGGCAGCAGGCCTACGCCCACAATGCCCTCAACCCCTGCCCGGAGCACGCCATTGGCAGCCAGCACCACAGGGCCTACGGCTACGAAAGCCAGCACTGAAAGAATGCCGCCGATGATGCCGGCGGAGAAATTGTTCACCAGCATCTCAAAGCCTGTGGGAATCTTGTCCTCAATGAAAGCATCAAACTTCTTGATGACAAAACCTCCCAGCGGGCCCATGATCATGGCTCCCAGGAACATGGGAATGTCTGCGCCAGCGATGACACCGGAGGTGGCAATGGCCCCCAGCACGCCGCCGCGATGGCCGTAGACAGCCGCGCCGCCGCTGTAGCCCAGCAGCAGGGGGATGAGCCACTTGCTCATGGGCCCGCCCACCTGGGCCAGGTATTCATTGGGCAGCCAGCCCGTGGGAATGAAGAGGGCCGTGAGCAGGCCCCAGGCTATGAAGGCACCGATATTGGGCAGCACCATGCCGGACAGGAAACGTCCGAATTTCTGCATGGCTTCCTGAAAGCCGCCGCTGGCAGCCGTTGCTGCGTTTGCGCTCATATGTCAAACCTCCAGTAATCAACTAACTATCTATCAATTCTCGACTCTTTTCCTCATAGAATTCCTTGAAGATACGGATAAGCTCCCCGTGGATATGCCTTTCGTCTCCCTCGTGGAGCACTTCCAGCAGTCCCCATCTTTCCAGCAGGATGGAGGAAAGATGGCCGATGGTCTCCAGCTCATAGCAGGAGCAGGACTCCGGCGCCAGCAACACGATGGCGGTGCGGATCTTCTCCCCCGGCTCTGCGGGATAGAGGAAATACTCCCCCAGGTGCACGATGCCCAACCGCAGGCTTTCCACCGCCTTGCTCCTGCAATGAAGCATGATCATGTGGCTGCCCAGGATGGCAGTGCTGCCCTGATCCTCACGGGCCAGCAGGGCCTTTTCTATTTCCTTTGCCTGTGCATGGTCTTCCGCGACCCTCTTGCCGATGGCAGCGGCTGCTTCCTGTACGGTCATAGCCTTCTGCTCATCCAGGAAAAAGAAATTGTCCAGCAGGCTCAGGATGGCACCGCTATAAACGGAGAGCACCCGCAGGGCAGACTGGAAATCCACCTGCACCTTCTTGTGCTGAGCCTTCTTCTCCACCTGCTTCTCGCCGATAAGGCGCACAGCCTCGTCAATCTCCCGGCGGTCAGCCTCTGTCAGCAGGGCATTCACTGTCACCACTGGCAGCGGCACCTCAGGCACCGGCACGGTGGAGATAATGAAGTCTGCCTTGTGCAGCTCGAAATAGCCGGGCGCCAGCTGCAAGGCAGCTGCCTGGTCCACGATAACCAGGCTTTCGGCATAATACTTCTTCAGCTGGCCCGCCAGCAGGCGGCTGGTGCCCATCCCCGTGGGGCAGGCCACGATGACTCTCGCGGTGAGTTTTTCCAAAAGATTGGTGCCCATAAGGGCGGCAGAAAGATGCATGGCGATGTAGGCAATCTCCGCTTCGGGAAATTCCAGTTCCAGTTCCTTTTCCACTTCCCGGACACTGTATCTGGCCAGCTCCATAAGCTCAGGGAACTTTTCCTTCATTTCCGAAAGCAAGGGATTCCTGATGGCCATATGCAGCTCCATGCGGCTGATGGAAGGGCCCAGATGATTAACCAGCCCTGCCAGCAGTTCGCCATTGCGGTAGAGCGGTTCCCCGCTCCTTTCCTCTGCAGCCTTCATGATTGACTTTGAAAGACGTACCAGATGGAAGTTGTCCAGCACCGTGCCCGCCATGCTTTCTTCCTGATAGCGGCTGCGGGCGCCTAAGAGATGCATGGCAATATAGCCAACTTCATCTTCGCTGACGGTGAGGCCGAACTCCCCGCTGATGGCCTCTCCCATGCGGGAAGCCACAGCAAATTCCTGCTTCTTGCTAAGTTTTTCCAGATACTCCGGCTGCAGGGCGATGCGCTCCCCCTTGCGGAGGCGCTGCACAGCCAGGGCCAGGTGTACCAGCACGCCGATGAAAGCCTGGTCCGACAGGCGCCGGTCCATCTCTCTTTCAGCTTTTCTGATGATTATTTCTAACGAATGAATTATTTCCTTATCTACCAGGTCCAGCAGGTAGGCTCCCGCCCGGCTGACATGCCGTGCGCTTTCGTCCTCCTGCAGGCTCTCCTGTACTAATTCCAAGAGTTCTTCTTCTGTGACGTGATCGTAGATGAAAGCTACGATAGCCTGGCGAATCCTTCTCTCTTCCCCTGCCACGTAGACGCCCAGCCCGGGCTTCCTGATGAGCTTCAGGCCGTGTCCCTTAAACCAGCCCTCAAGCTTATCAAGGTCGTTGCTGACGGTGCTGTCCGTCACGCCCAGCAGGGAGGAAAGATAGAAGAGTTTCACAGGCTCACTTTCCGGCAGGAGGCGGCTGACGATGATGGCAAGCCTCTCCTCCGGGGTGTAGTTGTGATTTTTCACCTTCCCAAGTTTTGCCAGGAGCTCCTCAAGTGCTTCGGGACTTCCCTCGAGCCTGAGACCTGCTCCCTTTTTCTTTTCCAGTCGAAGGTTCCGGCTGAAAGATGCCAGGAACTCTTCGGCCTCCGGCAGGTCCCGGGTCACGGTCTTGGCGCTGACCCGGAGCCTGTCGGCTACTTCCCCCACCGGCAGATAAGCCTTGGCCTCTGCCAGCAGGGAAAGGATAGATGCTGTGCGTTCTTTGATAGCTATCATGGCTGCCTCCTATGATCACTCAGAAGCAATATCTAATCGCAAGTCTTTCTTCTTGCTTTCGATGAATTCATTATAGATTGAGCATAAACTTAAAGCAAGCGGAAGAAATACGCCTTTGTCCACTTCCAAACAGGACAAAATTAAAGGGAGTTGCAAACACTTGGCTGCAGCGTCTGCGACTCCCTGAAATTCATGCATCTTTGTTCTTTCTTGCTGTCTCCTTCCGGCCTGCTTTCTTGGGCTTGTCTTCCGCCCCGGCCTCCTTTTTGGCAGCCTTCTTCTTTGGCACCCACTTCAGCCCCGTTTCGTCCAAGGCCGTCGTGCAGTCCTTGCCCTTCTTGCGCTTGGCCATATGGAGGGCCTTGTCTGCCCGCTTGAAGACATCTGTCTCATCATCCTCCTGGCCGGACACCGTCAGCCCCAGGCTGACAGTGAGTTTTTCACCCCCGGCGACAATCTCCAGGCTGCTTATCTCCTGCCTGATTTCCTCAGCCAGGGCATAGGCCTTTTCCACCGTGGTGCCAATGAGGATGGCGAAGAACTCATCGCCGCCCCAGCGGCCTGGACTGTCTACCTTCCTCATCTTGGAGCGGAGAATGGCAGCCACCTGCTGCAGGATCTGATCTCCCACGTCATGCCCATATTTATCGTTGAGGGCCTTGAAATCATCCATATCCAGCATGATGACAGCCAGCTGCTGGCCAGAGGACTGGACATAGGACAGGCCTTTCTTGATGGCCTTTTCCATCTCATTCCTGTTCATGAGATTGGTGAACCAGTCGGTAGTGGCAAGATTCTTCAGCCGCGCCGTGGTCTTCTCTGTCTCATAGGACATGGCATTGACGAAATACACCAAATGACGCATGATGCTGGTTTGGCTGGTGAGCTGGCGTTCCTCTCCCAGCTCCTCATACTCCCGGGGCTCTCCAGCCTCACCTTCACGTAGGCATACAACAGCCAGATTCATATTGGCCAGCACCAGTTCCTTGCCCTTGCGCACGAATTCTCCATAGCCATAGAAGCCAAAGTCTGGTGCCACACCCCGGCAGGCTTCCAGCTCAAAGGCCACATCATGCTGCAGCAGCAGCCAGCGGGCCACACAGGAAATAATGAAGATGCCCTGGGGCTGGAAAGCCTGGATTTCCTTTCTCAGAACCCGGGCATACTTGATGATGCCCTCCGGATCGCCATAAGTCAGGCGCACCTGCTCCCCCAGGCGGAAATCCGCACCAAAAACCAAAGCACCATCGCTCCGGGCACTGCGGGGATGCCGGGCCATCATTTCCCCGTCACGCTGGGCACAGATGGGGAAAGTAAGGGCATCCCAGAAGAGATTATCGCTATTGTGGATATCCAGATATTTCTCATAGACCTCCACGGCAGGCCGCCGGTCTATTTCCTGCACAATATAGGGCGTCTCCAGTTTCGTGATGGTCATGGCCCGTCCCAAAGGACGCCAGCCGAAACTGTAGAAAGTATCCACATGCAGGTTCTCGCCGGAGTATATCACCAGGGCCAGCCCCGAAGAAAAAGAGCCATCCGTCAGGAAAAACTTTCCCTTGGTACCCATCCGCCCCTCATCGGAAATCCCGCCGAAAAACTTGATTTCCGGGCTGCACTTGCTGGCCTCTGCCAGAAAATCAGTGATATCCAGGGTCACATCGGAAAGCAGCACCCACACGGCCTTGGGGTGCTCTATCTCATCCAGTCGGGCAAGCAGCTTCTGTCCCATTTCCTTGGGCGTCATTTTATCTGCGGGCATCCCCAGGATTTCCACCTGGGCACTTTCAAAAGCAGAAAAGCCCACGAGAATCCCGTCACAGGCCACGCTGCCCTCCATCACCGCTTCCGCCGCCATGCAGGCCAGGATTTCCGCATTGGGAAAATCCCTGTGAAGCCGCCGCATGATGACTTCCGTGCTCTCCTCATCACGCTCCGTGCCAAAGACGGAGATGAGCAGCTGGCTGACCTCCATCTCCCCCAGGGCCACCCGAACTTCCCACTGCATGGCCAGATAATCAGCTTCCTCATGTATAAGATATGGCATTTGTTTCATATTTATCCCACCCTAACCAATGCCAATAAATAACAAAAAATAGAGATTCTTATGTCTATTCTATCACAGGGAACCGTTCACGGGCAATAGAATCCCCCTTGAATACACATATACAAACAAGAGGAAAAGGCGTAGAATATAGTCATACTCACAAGAAAGGAAGATTTGCCCATGAACTCAAACGCAAGACATCTGGCTGCAGGCCTTGCCTGCCTGTTTATCCTGCCCTCCTTCACGGCCTGCGCCAAAGAGGCGGCTCCCTCCTATCATGAGAACAACCTGCCCGCCCAAAACCTCACGCTTTCACGCCCTGTCTTCCCAGAGAAAATGCCTGGCAAGGCAAACCAGAAAGCCATCAAAGCTGTCCACTTCCTCCTTGCCCCCGCCTATGCGGAACCTTTGACAGAAACTGCCGCCCAGGCTTCCAGCATCACCATCCTGGGGCAGGCGGAAGCCACCCAAGAGCAGATGGTTGCCTTTATCAAGAAGCGCAATCCCAGCCCCAAACTCACCTGCTCTGTGGAAGAGATAGTGAGCAATTATTATAAAGAAGCTGGCAGGGAGGGCATACGCCCGGATGTCGCCCTATGCCAGGCCTTGAAGGAAACAGGCTTCTTTGCCTACGGCGGGGATGTGCTGCCCAGCCAGAACAACTACTGCGGCCTGGGAGCCACAGGCAACAAGGTGAAAGGCGCTGCCTTCCCCACTGCCGCCATCGGCGTGCGGGCCCATATACAGCACCTCCTGGCCTACACC
This genomic interval from Selenomonas sp. AB3002 contains the following:
- a CDS encoding helix-turn-helix transcriptional regulator yields the protein MEPTVDEKKAMVGLNIGYYRRSRNMTQAELAEQIEVSSNFLSQVERGLKHLSMDKFFKVAEILKIDERLLLDFSRKQDFV
- a CDS encoding serine/threonine-protein kinase, which translates into the protein MERWELALGSLYEPVDKLETSGGSANWLIYDKLGKRVCLLKQRGLAAKAVYEKLKDMKNPHLPEIYRLVELDGKLWVIEEYIEGSTLAEKLEQERCLEEKLALYILKELCTCLGHLHDAEIIHRDIKPANIMLTKTGQVKLIDFGIARQTKEGGARDTESLGTKGYAPPEQYGFGQTDARSDIYSLGVTLQRMLGKDYRGVLKGIIARCTALDPADRYGCVEEIMADLSRRQRGRALQRKTAAAALVLAILLPIFWWQQQSAEKMLPVQEVVVMEDGQKEDEAAQPVTADRPYLPEPEPLAKEPENPVANDSPAEHPKEKDPPSFTYPFLQRSQCTFYLNGSPFEEGLGIPASIWQNWAGNEESRTFPDEWTLNLHIENESAADFVSPRLEITYDREVASQTLPTIPSGVARDIAIPLGGRNIRGRFCNMGVRLEDAGGTSMYWNFQFYLER
- a CDS encoding HAD family hydrolase, with the protein product MKRYSLYLFDFDLTLVDTRDVIVKCFHKTMESMGFPRNNNKALARLIGLPMKEAVGIALNTQDEELIDRFCQIYTGIADKYMTAGTHFYPESLPALSKLKAQGAKVGIVSSKTASRIEERLKLSQCEDLIDHVIGCHEVAAHKPDPEGLLKALAYFGVPKEDTLYTGDHLVDAKAAQAAGVDFAAVLTGNTNSYAFQGLPHRVIVPHVGYIPHILRK
- a CDS encoding mannitol-1-phosphate 5-dehydrogenase produces the protein MKKAVHFGAGNIGRGFIGELLVRSGYEVAFVDVNKELVDLINEKKSYNIEVVGEEPKKIHVEHVRAINSNEHPEELFQAIAEADIVTTAIGPNILKFIAPNIAKGLAERLKTNKQPLNIIACENMVGGSTVLKGFVYEHLPEDLKAEVEDFIGFPDAAVDRIVPLQKNEEPLLVKVEPYAEWDVNAKGAKGELPRIEGLTWVDNLEAYIERKLFTVNTGHASIAYLAYRKGITDIYSAMQDEEIVEQARKVWAETGSLLVQKFGFDPKKHAEYVATTERRFHNPHLSDAVTRVARGPKRKLGRKDRLVSPALQLMSEGRKPSALADVIGAALHFDYQEDKEACEVQETIQSEGLHKAIIKLTEIPEDSELLRLVENKAAGF
- a CDS encoding PTS mannitol transporter subunit IICBA, whose amino-acid sequence is MSANAATAASGGFQEAMQKFGRFLSGMVLPNIGAFIAWGLLTALFIPTGWLPNEYLAQVGGPMSKWLIPLLLGYSGGAAVYGHRGGVLGAIATSGVIAGADIPMFLGAMIMGPLGGFVIKKFDAFIEDKIPTGFEMLVNNFSAGIIGGILSVLAFVAVGPVVLAANGVLRAGVEGIVGVGLLPLASIIIEPAKILFLNNAINHGVLSPLGIQQAEEFGKSMFFLLEANPGPGLGILLAYWFFGKGAAKESTPGAIIIHFLGGIHEIYFPYVLMKPVLLLAVIAGGMAGVFTLNLLGGGLIAPSSPGSILAVLAMTPKGAFLANIADVIVSTCVSCAVASVFVKASAEEGAEELEKAQAEMKSMKNRGKVVPQPQIVGSELRTIVYACDAGMGSSALGAASLRKKLKKAGVEGITVANFAIGNIPKDAQIVVTHEKLAERAREDAPQAEHILVSNFTQNDVFEQIMARLQGGAVQTAEASLLELKDVKLGLKSVSKEEAIRSAGEALVAAGCVDHDYVEGMLRREEDISTYVGKGIAIPHGENAVKESIHRSGIVVQQYPEGVKFGKDTAHIIVGIAGKDNDHLSILAGIASTMDECSDEELEELYTTDDPEKLYSMFVTT
- a CDS encoding PRD domain-containing protein codes for the protein MIAIKERTASILSLLAEAKAYLPVGEVADRLRVSAKTVTRDLPEAEEFLASFSRNLRLEKKKGAGLRLEGSPEALEELLAKLGKVKNHNYTPEERLAIIVSRLLPESEPVKLFYLSSLLGVTDSTVSNDLDKLEGWFKGHGLKLIRKPGLGVYVAGEERRIRQAIVAFIYDHVTEEELLELVQESLQEDESARHVSRAGAYLLDLVDKEIIHSLEIIIRKAEREMDRRLSDQAFIGVLVHLALAVQRLRKGERIALQPEYLEKLSKKQEFAVASRMGEAISGEFGLTVSEDEVGYIAMHLLGARSRYQEESMAGTVLDNFHLVRLSKSIMKAAEERSGEPLYRNGELLAGLVNHLGPSISRMELHMAIRNPLLSEMKEKFPELMELARYSVREVEKELELEFPEAEIAYIAMHLSAALMGTNLLEKLTARVIVACPTGMGTSRLLAGQLKKYYAESLVIVDQAAALQLAPGYFELHKADFIISTVPVPEVPLPVVTVNALLTEADRREIDEAVRLIGEKQVEKKAQHKKVQVDFQSALRVLSVYSGAILSLLDNFFFLDEQKAMTVQEAAAAIGKRVAEDHAQAKEIEKALLAREDQGSTAILGSHMIMLHCRSKAVESLRLGIVHLGEYFLYPAEPGEKIRTAIVLLAPESCSCYELETIGHLSSILLERWGLLEVLHEGDERHIHGELIRIFKEFYEEKSRELIDS